In Nicotiana tabacum cultivar K326 chromosome 19, ASM71507v2, whole genome shotgun sequence, one DNA window encodes the following:
- the LOC107827376 gene encoding uncharacterized protein LOC107827376, translated as MSMPIIASRTKSTGEDVSVCGNSFPQQKIKCYEGEVLDRLLTSIKREIATARNSNASLPDKLWLKQQFSVGVNEITRVLERMPPIPAKERSSLSAKVHSARIQVVLVASDCHPRLLTKHLESLAISKKVPIVFVKDKKRGSLRLGELVKLKTAIAIGVKDKGNQFSQFISNEMLHNFE; from the exons ATGAGTATGCCAATTATTGCTTCTAGAACCAAATCTACCGGAGAAGATGTCTCCGTTTGCGGTAACTCTTTCCCTCAACAGAAAAT CAAGTGCTATGAAGGTGAAGTTCTGGACCGTCTTCTCACATCAATTAAGAG GGAGATAGCGACAGCCAGAAACTCTAACGCATCTTTACCTGACAAACTTTGGCTTAAG CAACAGTTTTCAGTAGGGGTGAATGAAATTACGCGGGTGCTTGAGAGAATGCCCCCGATTCCTGCTAAAGAACGCTCATCACTATCGGCTAAGGTGCATTCTGCTAGAATTCAG GTTGTACTAGTAGCATCTGATTGTCATCCGCGGTTGCTGACCAAACATCTGGAAAGCTTGGCTATTTCGAAAAAAGTACCAATTGTCTTTGTCAAAGACAAGAAAAGAGGTTCTTTGAGATTAGGTGAATTGGTAAAACTTAAAACTGCAATTGCCATTGGCGTTAAG GATAAAGGAAACCAGTTTAGTCAATTCATCAGCAATGAAATGCTCCATAACTTTGAATGA